Below is a window of Oceanipulchritudo coccoides DNA.
TGGGCTGCAACGATCTTTATCCCGAGGTCATGCTCAGTTCGCTCAAGCATACAAGGGTTCTGCGTAAGCGACTCGGCTTCAAAACTTCGCGTGATCATACCATCGAAGACATTCCGGCCCCGTGGGAAACACTCAATATTGCCCGCCGGGAATTCTTTCTAACCTATCACACAAACGAAATCACGCGCCGGACCGATGATGTGATATGGCTTTGGGCGGCCGAAGATTTGTTGACGAAATTGGATAATCCCGAATGGGAATGGCTTTACGAGGAGGGGGAGTGGTTTTTTGAATACATCTACCACTATTTCCATGATTCGTCCGACGGGCTTTATCGCGGACAGGCAACCTTTGTCGATGCGCACATGAGCGATACACACAAGGAGACCGGCTATCCGATGGATTGGAAGTTGCGCGAATGCATCATGAGCAAGGCAACCTCCACCAATGCGCTCTACTATGAAGGCATGCAGGCCATGGCCAGAACCGCGCAACGGCTCGGGAAGGCCGAGGATGCCAAGCGATGGAAAGAACAGGCTCTGCAACTGAAAAGGGCAATGCTCCAGGAGTTGCGTCATCCTGACGGCACCTTTGGCTATTTAAAAACCTGGGATGGGCAATTGATGAACGAGCGCCATGGGTTGGGGGAGGCTCTCGTTGTACGGTTCGGGATTGTCGAAGGGAGTAACGCCCGCAAAGCACTGGAGGGTTATCCGATTACGGATGCCGGAGTACCCCTCTTTTATCCCTTCTTCGACCACGCGGACAATGATGAAGTTTACCATAACAATGCTTCATGGCCGTTTGCAGATGCAATTTTCCTCGCGGCCCGGGAACAGGCCTTTGGCGAAGACCGGACAGCTGAAAATGCCGCCCTCTTGGCCCGCACTTGCGTGAAGGGAACCTTCCATGAAGTGGTGAATATGCAAACGAAGGAACCGTTTGGATCAGGCAGTCAGTTATGGAGCGCGGCTGCCTTTATTGACGTATGCCGCAGAGCCATCTTGGGAGTCGAGTAACCCGTATGGTGAAGAAAATGAGCAAAGCATTTTTTGGAATTTTGGCTGGGTCATTGATTGCGGCAGCGAGCTGGGAAACGACCACACCACCGGATGATGCTGGACTGTATTTTCATGACGTCCATACAGAGGTGACCGAGCCCAATGGCCTGGGTGAGAGCTTTCTGCGTTTAATCGCTACACGGGTAAAGACGAGCGAGGTGTTGAGCTATCGAATCGAAGCCTCTCCCAATATGATTGAATGGGCGGAAAAGGATTCGGAGACATCAGAGCCCCTTACTGAAATCATCTCTGCGACACCCGTTGGTACCCGTCTTGAGGAAATTACCGTTCAGGATCGTCAGCCGATCGATTCAGGCGACCCAAGCCGTTTTCTCAGGATGATTGCGGCAAAGAGCCCAGAGGTGCCCAATGTCCTGATCATCCTGGCTGATGACATGGGGTATTCGGATCTGGGCTGCATGGGGGGCGATATTGAAACGCCGCATCTCGATACGCTCGCGGAAAACGGGATTCTCTTTCCAAACTTCTACAACAATGCCAAGTGTGCGCCGAGCCGCGCTTCCCTGATGACCGGGCAGAGTAATATTCGAACCGGTGCCCTGCACGGAGCAGGCGATGTCACGCAAGGCGGCATGACCATCGCGGAGGCGCTGAAGGGAAAATACACCAACCTCATGATCGATAAATGGCATATTAAACCAAAACCCCTCGAGCTCGGTTTTGAACGGTACTTTGGTTCGGCCTTGAGTCCGGTGTTCTGGTGGCCGACCGATGAAAAAACCGCGGGCAAAATGCGCCTCGATGACAGGACATACACCGAAGCCGACATGACCGAGCCTGTTGAAGATTGGTACCTGACAGTCAAGGATACCGATTATGCCATTCAGTTCATGGAAGAGGATGTGGTAGGAAAGGATAAACCGTTTTTCATGTACTATGCCTCCCATGCGCCGCATTGGCCTTTGCAGGCACCTCGCGCCGATGTGGAGCGCTTTCTCGAAACTTATGCGGAAGGGACCGAGGTCGCTCGTCAACGCCGTTACCAACGTTTGCTCGAACGCGGTCTTATGGATCCCGACACAAGTAGCCTGGGTTCCTTGAATGCAAATACACCGTTGTGGGAGTCGCTGAGCGAGGAAGAGAAGGCGTACTACCGCCTCGCCCTCGCCATTCACTCGGCGATGGTCTACCGGATGGATCAGGAGCTCGGCCGGCTCTTCGACTATCTGAAAGAAAAGGATCTTTTCGACAACACGGTTATCTTTTTCATGAGCGATAACGGTGCCAGCGCCGAGAGCGGCACGACCGTTATTCCGCCCGATCGGATCATGGGTGACCGTGGAACGGAATCGCGTCTCAACGACGTCGGGGCATCTGTCTGTAACACCCCCATGCGCGGGCACAAGTCGACCCTCTACGAAGGCGGTGTCAGCACACCCATGATTTTTCATTGGCCGGACGGAATTGGAACGCCCGGAATCGTTTCCAGGCAGGTGGGTCAATTCTGGGATTTGTTCCCGACAATTCTCGACCTTGCCGCACTGTACTACCCATCCGAATTCAGTGGGCGGACGCTAAACCCGCTTGATGGCGAAAGCTTGTGGCCGCACATTCTGACGGGCAAAGAGACCGAACGAACCCTTTTCTGGGACTACGAAAAGTATTCTGCTATCCGCATAGAAAAGTGGAAGGCGCTACGCAAATCCACTAGCAGCGAAATAAAGGACGCTATCTGGCAACTTTACGACTTGTCTCTCGATCGAACGGAAATGAATGACCTCGCCTCGCAATACCCAGAAACGGCGCAGGCCATGGCCAGCGCATGGGAGGAATGGTACATTGATGTCAGTTCCTCAAACAGCGCAACAGCGAGCCATTAAGCGATACCCTTTCATAAATTTACCAATAAAATGAAAAAAGTAATTTCAGGAATAACAGGTTGTGTATTGATCGCTGCCGCTAGCTGGGGGATGAATACGCTGTCGGATGATTCGACACACTATTTCAGGGGTATGACTGCGGAGTTGACCGAACCCAATGGCCTGGGTGAGCGTTTTCTTCATTTCACGGTTACGCTGGTCGAGACCGCTGAGGCGTTGAGCTATCGGGTCGAACGTTCGCCCGATATGATTGCATGGGTGGACAAGAATCCAGAGACATTGGAGTCCCTGACCGAAATCATCTCTGTGACATCCGTGGCTGCCGGTCTTGACAAGATTACCGTTCATGATTCTGAGCCAATCAATACAGACTCCCCAAGCCGTTTCTTTCGGATGGTCGCTGAAGCAAGTCCTGGAGCGATTCTGTTATCGGATGGCGCGGGCCTTTCACTGTCTATGGAAGAAGACGGTGGTGTTCAGGCAGTCAGCTTGTCTGAGAACGCACTGCCCATCGGCGGAACCGGAGGGTTTTACTTGTGTGAACCCGCTGACAAAGGCAATCGTGTTCCACTGGTCGGAAAAACGGTCGTGATAAATGATCAGGTCTATTTCACAGCGACCCCAGCCTTGCAGGCAACGGTGAGGGCCGTGTTCACGCAGGGCGACGGGTTTATCGAAGTAAGGGGCGAACTGGAAGATTTAACCGGTGAGGACCGTGGCCTCTGGCTGGGTTTTAATGTACCGGTCAATACAGTAGGCTGGAAATGGGGCCAAACGCTCAGCACCAGCCCGGTTATCACGAGTCAGGATACAGGCTATGAAAGTAGCTGGGACAACAG
It encodes the following:
- a CDS encoding MGH1-like glycoside hydrolase domain-containing protein, which codes for MALRSDSVTDALRTIKLTDLPDVQPACPVRLSGVTPMTERLWRAALADIEKNIVTHEGVTYFGAGASFGFKVYTRDISFAGILGCNDLYPEVMLSSLKHTRVLRKRLGFKTSRDHTIEDIPAPWETLNIARREFFLTYHTNEITRRTDDVIWLWAAEDLLTKLDNPEWEWLYEEGEWFFEYIYHYFHDSSDGLYRGQATFVDAHMSDTHKETGYPMDWKLRECIMSKATSTNALYYEGMQAMARTAQRLGKAEDAKRWKEQALQLKRAMLQELRHPDGTFGYLKTWDGQLMNERHGLGEALVVRFGIVEGSNARKALEGYPITDAGVPLFYPFFDHADNDEVYHNNASWPFADAIFLAAREQAFGEDRTAENAALLARTCVKGTFHEVVNMQTKEPFGSGSQLWSAAAFIDVCRRAILGVE
- a CDS encoding sulfatase-like hydrolase/transferase, translated to MSKAFFGILAGSLIAAASWETTTPPDDAGLYFHDVHTEVTEPNGLGESFLRLIATRVKTSEVLSYRIEASPNMIEWAEKDSETSEPLTEIISATPVGTRLEEITVQDRQPIDSGDPSRFLRMIAAKSPEVPNVLIILADDMGYSDLGCMGGDIETPHLDTLAENGILFPNFYNNAKCAPSRASLMTGQSNIRTGALHGAGDVTQGGMTIAEALKGKYTNLMIDKWHIKPKPLELGFERYFGSALSPVFWWPTDEKTAGKMRLDDRTYTEADMTEPVEDWYLTVKDTDYAIQFMEEDVVGKDKPFFMYYASHAPHWPLQAPRADVERFLETYAEGTEVARQRRYQRLLERGLMDPDTSSLGSLNANTPLWESLSEEEKAYYRLALAIHSAMVYRMDQELGRLFDYLKEKDLFDNTVIFFMSDNGASAESGTTVIPPDRIMGDRGTESRLNDVGASVCNTPMRGHKSTLYEGGVSTPMIFHWPDGIGTPGIVSRQVGQFWDLFPTILDLAALYYPSEFSGRTLNPLDGESLWPHILTGKETERTLFWDYEKYSAIRIEKWKALRKSTSSEIKDAIWQLYDLSLDRTEMNDLASQYPETAQAMASAWEEWYIDVSSSNSATASH